A stretch of the Schistocerca serialis cubense isolate TAMUIC-IGC-003099 chromosome 2, iqSchSeri2.2, whole genome shotgun sequence genome encodes the following:
- the LOC126456026 gene encoding radial spoke head 14 homolog has translation MGRILDRELKRQLRLQSHKPPFLPIVSAIPCLYAPYVDATRSKVAFGRRALPKLLKELHHPDKLLVRQALNSLSDLVYDPEKAYEAVKLNVIARVQDLLTSEDVYIRDRCCAILVTIADQAIGKEAIIKNDKALENILKLMGDEELGVRYKASLAFEITTSYWVVTDMSIKKWVLPIILHRLDVEEDPDVVKIHLRTLLSILQRGVNKEAVELGAMKILLKYIDYLRDEVRHYAIACLASLVSEHTGLELSIDTGLVLQLKERLFDHSVEVRSKTAACVSFIAVPPDPKIQVSELGITDELLSLAANHPNEELQINAVKVLTNIAETPKGRIYLSGKLQIIENITTGDSEKLERHIDTLVKVIKWKP, from the coding sequence ATGGGAAGAATTCTTGACAGAGAGCTGAAGCGTCAACTTAGACTACAGTCGCACAAGCCTCCGTTTCTACCTATCGTTTCTGCTATCCCTTGCCTTTATGCACCATACGTTGACGCTACTAGATCCAAAGTAGCATTTGGAAGAAGAGCTCTGCCTAAACTATTAAAAGAGTTGCACCATCCTGATAAACTTCTTGTGCGGCAAGCTCTCAACTCCCTCTCAGATTTGGTATACGATCCTGAGAAAGCCTATGAAGCTGTGAAACTAAACGTCATAGCAAGAGTTCAAGACCTTCTTACAAGTGAAGACGTTTACATACGAGACCGGTGCTGCGCTATATTAGTGACAATCGCTGACCAAGCAATTGGAAAAGAGGCAATAATTAAAAATGACAAGGCACTGGAAAATATTTTGAAGTTAATGGGTGACGAAGAACTTGGTGTTCGTTACAAGGCGTCTTTAGCATTTGAAATCACAACAAGCTATTGGGTTGTTACAGATATGTCAATTAAGAAATGGGTTCTCCCAATAATTTTACATCGCTTGGATGTGGAAGAAGATCCTGATGTAGTAAAGATTCATCTACGAACTCTTCTTTCAATCTTACAACGAGGTGTCAATAAAGAAGCGGTAGAGCTGGGAGCTATGAAAATACTTCTTAAATATATCGATTATCTCAGAGATGAGGTCCGCCACTATGCCATTGCATGTCTTGCGTCTCTGGTATCAGAACATACAGGTTTGGAATTATCAATTGACACAGGTCTCGTTCTTCAACTTAAGGAAAGATtatttgaccactcagtggaagtAAGATCAAAGACTGCCGCTTGTGTTTCCTTCATAGCTGTTCCACCAGATCCGAAGATACAAGTCTCAGAGCTTGGTATTACCGATGAACTTCTCTCTTTAGCTGCAAATCATCCCAACGAAGAATTGCAAATTAATGCTGTTAAAGTACTGACAAATATTGCTGAGACACCTAAGGGAAGAATCTATTTAAGTGGTAAACTACAGATTATAGAAAACATCACCACAGGTGATTCTGAGAAACTAGAAAGGCATATTGACACACTTGTAAAAGTCATAAAGTGGAAACCATGA